CGGATAATGTCAGTGATTTAATTAAAAAATTACTCTCAGCTGATCGCTCGGTCATTGTGACGACGATTCAAAAATTAAACCATGTTATGAAACGATTTGAAGGAAAAGAATTGACTCCACGGTATAAAAAATTAAAACACTTGCATATCGCTTTTGTAGTTGATGAATGCCACCGGGCAGTCTCCCCACAAAAGAAGAAAGAGATCGAACAATTTTTCTATCAGTCTCTTTGGTATGGGTTTACCGGTACGCCTATTTTTGCTGAAAACGCCAAACAAGCTTTAGGAAACTTAGCGCGCACAACAAAAGAACAATATGGCAGCAGCCTACATGAATACACCGTTAAAGAAGCGATTCACGACAAAGCTGTCTTAGGCTTTCAAATTGAATACAAAAGTACTTTTTCAGATGATGAGTTAGACGATTTGATAGTAAAGCTAGATCCAAGTATAGAATTAGCAAGTATGTCTGAACAAGAAAAGGAACGCATGATTCCAAAATCCGTTTATGAAGACGAAAAGCATATGTTAGAAGTCATTCATTCAATTGTAAACAAATCTCGACGAAAATTAGGCTTTCAAAATGGTCCAGGTAAAACGTACAATGCTGTGTTAACGACATCTTCTATTGCACAAGCCCAACGTTACTATGAGTTGTTTAAAAAAGTGGTTGCTGAAGAAACACCAGTAACGATTCATGACAAAACCAAAAGTGTTTTGCCCACTTTTCCAAGAGTGGCCATTACTTATTCGATTTCTGAAAACGAGGCAACGTCTGTTAACAATCAGGAAAAAATGGCAGAAGCAATTAAAGATTACAATGAGATGTTTGGCACCTCTTTTTCTATTGAGACCATGCGGGCGTATAATAAAAACGTCAATGATCGCTTAGCACGAAAACAAGAAAAATACTTATTTAGAAAAGAACAATTGGATTTAGTGATTGTAGTGGATCGTTTGTTAACGGGCTTTGATGCACCTTGTTTATCAACACTCTTTATCGATCGAGCACCGATGCAGCCACATGACTTGATTCAAGCTTTTTCACGAACCAATCGGTTATTTGATCGTTCTAAACACTTTGGACAAGTTGTTACGTTCCAGACTCCTGCTTTATATACGCAAAAAGTAAAGGATGCTCTCGTGTTGTATTCAAATGGGGGAGAGAACGAGTTATTAGCACCGGTATTCAAAGAAGCCCATCAGGCCTTTAAAGATGCTTTAGCAGGCTTAAGAAAAATCGCTCCTTCACCAGAATCTGTTGATGCATTAAGTTTAGGACAAAAGAAAAAGTATGCGAAAGCTTTCCAAGAGGTAGACAAAGCTTTTGCGGCCATTCAAGTGTATACGGAATACGAAGAAGCAGAACTAGAAAAAGAGTATCATGTCACTGTAGAAGAAATAGAACAGTACCATGGAAAGTATGAAAATGTCCTAGAAGAAATAAAACCAGATCCTGAAGAAATAGACGAGCCAATAGATATGGATATGGAATATGAGCTAGAGTCTGTTAAGACAGAAGATATTAATTACGAGTATATTTTACAACTGATTCAAGCATTGGTTCCAACCTATATAGAATCTGAAATGAGCTCTGAACTAGAGTCTGATTCAGAAGAAATTGATAGCTATATCAACGATTTGAAACGAACGAATCCAAAACTTGCAGAGTTAATGGAACAATTATGGAAAGATATTCAAGAAGAACCAGAACAGTACCGTGGCAAGCAAGTCTCTAGTCTATTGGAAGAAATGATTCAAGAAGCGATCGCTTACCAAGTAAATCATCTTTCAAAAGAATGGGCGATGAAAGAGAGCGTCTTAACTTTTTACGTCAATCATTATAACCCTAAAAAAGAAAGACAAAACGGGGAATCTGAATTAAAACGAACAAGTGATTATGAGGCATATAAAGCTACGACAGAAAACCCTGTAAAACGGTTAACGTACTGGAGAGAAATAAAGAACGCTGTTGCAGATATGATTAACGAAACGATTTTACCTTTACGCAAACCTTAGTTTAACGACGTAAATCTATAAAAAATGAATAAAATAAACGTTCGTTAATTAACGAGCGTTTAAAAATGAAACATATACAACGTTTAGGAGCAATGAAATGATCGTCAAAAAACACATGCTTTCCTTTTTGATTGCTACTTCTCTTTTGCTAGGGGCTTGTAGTCCCTCAGCAGATGCAGATGAAAGTGGAGCAACAGAAAGTTACTTAGGCACAGAAACAACAACTGAGAGTACAGAGGTCAAAGAAGAGGACAGTTCTGAAGTAGCTTCTTCCAATCAAACAGAAGATACAAAAGAACAATCCGTTAAGGAAAGCCAGACTGAAGAAGTAGCATCAGAGGAACCGATAGATGACTACAAAACGATTAGTGTTGACGGTGGCGACTTATCAGGGCATAGAGAACCAAATGTACGTGTTAATATTGGTTTTGATGATCGAGAGTATTGGGGATTTACCAATGAATATGGACAACTTGTTCGTGTAACAGCAGACGCTATTGTCCTTCAAGATGATACAACGGAACCTATTAAATCGAATGGCAGATATTACCATGATGAAGCGAAAGTTCCAGGTGTTGAAAATTCAAACTTTGATGAAGGACATGTGATTGCAGACTCTCTAGGTGGAGTATCTAACGCCTACAATATCACTCCACAAGATAGTATATTGAATAGACATGGTGATCAGGCTTATATGGAACGAAATATTCGTCAAGCAGGCGGAGCAACCAATTTTGAAGCTATTATTACTTATCCTGATACTGAAACACAGATTCCAAGTAAGTATAGGTTTACGTATACGATTCTCGGAAATGATGTTGTTGACGAATTTCAGAACGGAAATCCTGATGAATACAATAAAGAGCAAGGGTTAACAACAAGTGA
This portion of the Carnobacterium viridans genome encodes:
- a CDS encoding type I restriction endonuclease subunit R produces the protein MAITFTSESELEQNLVNQLISGDSQWTYRKDLNTEEKLWVNLREKLERNNKDILNGVNLTEQEFRQVQNQLTFANFYDAAKWLAGENGVAKVQVQREDASLGTVRLKVLNRADIAGGMSSYEVINQFQSFKQSADDRDRRFDVTLLINGLPLIHIELKNRAHSYMDAFRQIKKYLIQGKFNGIFSALQMFIVSNGSDTRYIAAAQDTKLNEQFLSTWVDSKNDPITSYLDFAEHVLSIPQAHKMVTQYTVIDSDKKALILLRPYQIHAIEAIKQASKRQESGYVWHTTGSGKTLTSYKAARNLLQIPSLDKTIFIVDRVDLDQQTTSSFTSYAENDVVQIDETDNVSDLIKKLLSADRSVIVTTIQKLNHVMKRFEGKELTPRYKKLKHLHIAFVVDECHRAVSPQKKKEIEQFFYQSLWYGFTGTPIFAENAKQALGNLARTTKEQYGSSLHEYTVKEAIHDKAVLGFQIEYKSTFSDDELDDLIVKLDPSIELASMSEQEKERMIPKSVYEDEKHMLEVIHSIVNKSRRKLGFQNGPGKTYNAVLTTSSIAQAQRYYELFKKVVAEETPVTIHDKTKSVLPTFPRVAITYSISENEATSVNNQEKMAEAIKDYNEMFGTSFSIETMRAYNKNVNDRLARKQEKYLFRKEQLDLVIVVDRLLTGFDAPCLSTLFIDRAPMQPHDLIQAFSRTNRLFDRSKHFGQVVTFQTPALYTQKVKDALVLYSNGGENELLAPVFKEAHQAFKDALAGLRKIAPSPESVDALSLGQKKKYAKAFQEVDKAFAAIQVYTEYEEAELEKEYHVTVEEIEQYHGKYENVLEEIKPDPEEIDEPIDMDMEYELESVKTEDINYEYILQLIQALVPTYIESEMSSELESDSEEIDSYINDLKRTNPKLAELMEQLWKDIQEEPEQYRGKQVSSLLEEMIQEAIAYQVNHLSKEWAMKESVLTFYVNHYNPKKERQNGESELKRTSDYEAYKATTENPVKRLTYWREIKNAVADMINETILPLRKP
- a CDS encoding DNA/RNA non-specific endonuclease, giving the protein MIVKKHMLSFLIATSLLLGACSPSADADESGATESYLGTETTTESTEVKEEDSSEVASSNQTEDTKEQSVKESQTEEVASEEPIDDYKTISVDGGDLSGHREPNVRVNIGFDDREYWGFTNEYGQLVRVTADAIVLQDDTTEPIKSNGRYYHDEAKVPGVENSNFDEGHVIADSLGGVSNAYNITPQDSILNRHGDQAYMERNIRQAGGATNFEAIITYPDTETQIPSKYRFTYTILGNDVVDEFQNGNPDEYNKEQGLTTSESTESEPSPESSIVEPEKPSGDISSIDTNNNGMVTIKEAKDAGFSMPITKDHWLYIYMRDNDGDGMVGE